One region of Quercus lobata isolate SW786 chromosome 2, ValleyOak3.0 Primary Assembly, whole genome shotgun sequence genomic DNA includes:
- the LOC115972488 gene encoding uncharacterized protein LOC115972488 gives MYNGKIDPIKHVSHFNPRMVVHSRDKTLMCKVFPSSLGPIAMRWFDSLKLDSINSFKELTQAFGSRFITCNRVPRPLSSQLFLSMREGETLKTYSDRYWEMYNGMDGNFEDVAISTFKSGLPTEHGLRKSLTGKPVANLRQLMNRIDKYKSAEED, from the coding sequence ATGTATAATGGCAAGATAGACCCCATAAAGCATGTGAGCCATTTCAATCCGAGAATGGTCGTCCATTCCAGAGACAAaaccttgatgtgcaaggttttcCCATCCAGCCTAGGGCCCATAgcaatgagatggtttgacAGCCTGAAGCTCGACTCCATAAACTCCTTTAAGGAGCTCACCCAGGCATTTGGCTCTCGCTTCATCACTTGCAACAGAGTCCCTCGGCCCCTATCATCCCAGCTATTTTTGAgtatgagagagggagagacccTAAAGACATACTCGgacagatattgggagatgtataatGGAATGGACGGTAATTTTGAAGATGTcgccatcagcaccttcaagagTGGCCTCCCAACAGAGCATGGCTTAAGAAAGTCCTTAACGGGAAAACCTGTCGCCAATCTGCGCCAACTCATGAACCGTATTGACAAGTATAAAAGCGCTGAGGAGGACTAG
- the LOC115972480 gene encoding uncharacterized protein LOC115972480, translating to MSVARLPAESSNLKPKRARVEIRPVLGFLDEDKIRIIQPHDDALVFTFRIEGYDVKRVLVDQGNAVVVMYPDLYKGLGLKPEDLTTYNSPLISFEGKTVIPKGQIRLPIQTGSEVVEVNFIMVDAYSPYTAIVAKPWLHALEAISSTLHQKVNTPRGAVLKRLWGTNLWLGNALWPPSHGSTKLVPRPPPKGAYSNQKL from the coding sequence ATGTCCGTAGCTCGGCTTCCTGCCGAGAGCTCCAATCTAAAGCCTAAAAGGGCCAGGGTGGAAATCCGACCGGTTCTGGGCTTTTTGGACGAAGACAAGATCAGAATCATCCAACCTCATGATGATGCTCTGGTGTTCACATTTAGAATAGAAGGGTACGATGTAAAGAGAGTGTTAGTAGACCAGGGTAACGCTGTCGTGGTCATGTACCCTGACCTGTACAAGGGGTTGGGATTGAAACCCGAGGACCTGACAACCTACAATTCCCCTCTGATTAGTTTCGAGGGGAAGACTGTTATTCCAAAGGGCCAGATtagactacccatacagactggtTCAGAGGTGGTGGAAGTGAACTTCATCATGGTGGATGCCTACTCCCCCTACACGGCTATTGTGGCCAAGCCCTGGCTCCATGCTCTAGAAGCCATTTCATCCACCCTGCACCAAAAAGTGAATACCCCTCGGGGGGCCGTGTTGAAGAGATTGTGGGGGACCAACCTGTGGCTCGGCAATGCCTTGTGGCCGCCATCTCACGGCAGCACGAAGCTAGTTCCTCGACCACCGCCGAAaggggcttatagcaatcaaaaacTCTAG